Sequence from the Thermomonas sp. HDW16 genome:
GCTGCGGTGGGCGATGTCCGTACCGCCTTCGTCGAATTACGCGACGACATCCAGGGTAGCGAGCTGGGCGAAACCATGTGCCTCGAACGCGGGATGGCGGTGCGCACGTTCTCCAACGAAACCGAAGCGCGGCGCTGGCTGATCTACGGGGACTGACGGCAGGCTTGGCGAGTGCCGTAGGCGCTCACAGCCACCACGCCAATGCAAACAGGCCCAGCATCGTGAACGCCAGCCCGAGCTTCAGCGCCACGCCGAGCAGGATGCCTAGCCAGGTGCCGACCCCGATCTTGGCGGCATCCCCCAGGTGTGCCTTGTCCAGGCTGCGTCGATGCAGCAATTCGCCGGTCAATGCGCCGACGAAGGGACCGAGCACCACGCCGACCGGACCGAGGAACACGCCGCCGAGCGTGCCGAGCATCGCCCCGACGACCGCCTTGCGGCTGGCACCAACCCGCTTGGCGCCCAATGCGGTGGCCCAGAAATCGATCGCCAGCGACAGCAGGGTAAGCAAGCCCAGCAACACCAGTACCCAGATCGGCACGTGGTTGAAACCGTCGCTCCAAGCCGCGACCAGCATGCCCACGAACACCAACGGAAGGCCGGGTAGGGCTGGCAGCACGGTGCCGACCAGACCGATTAGGATCATCGCCGTAGCGATCAGGTAGTAGAGCGTCTTCGGATCCATGTGCGCCTGCCCCGATGCGAGCCCGCATTCTGACCTAGCTGCAGGCGAAAAAACGGCCCGCGATGCGGGCCGTTCACGTAGAAAGGAAAGGGTTGCCGGGCTCAACGCTGGTAAGCGCGCCCGTTGACCACGCGCACCGAGGAGCCCACGCGGATCGGGCCCAGGTCGTCCTGCATGGCCACTACTTCCTGTCCGCTGTTGAGCCGGACGTAGATGTTGTAGCCAGTACCGGCGCGATTCTGGATGGCGTTACCGATGACCGCTCCTGCCGCGGCACCTGCCACGGTGGCGGTGTTCTGGCGACCTTCGCTGTCGGTACGATCTTTGGCGACTTCGCGTGCCGCGGCTGCGCCGATCAGACCGCCGACGACGGCGCCGGTGGCATTCGGCGCACGACTGCCCACGCCGGTCTCGATGCGGGTCACGGTGCCGCAGTCATAGCAGTTCGCGCTGGCACCACCTCCGTACGAGCCGCCATTGGAATAGCCGGGATTGGTGCTGGCACAGCCGGTGCCCATGGCCAATGCAGCGGCCAGCGCCGCGATGCCAAGCAAACGCAGGTTGTTCGCGCGAATCGTCATGTGGAGTCCTTGGGTTGCCTTGGGGGGAGGCCGGGGCAACTGCCCTCGACATCCAGACCATAGGTAGCAGCGGATGAACTGGGGCATGACACAGCGGCTTCGCCGCCGTTCCGGCTCATTGATGGTTCACATAGCTGGGATGGATCCCGAAAAAACAGACGGCCCGCGAAGCGGGCCGTCTGGTGTTGCGTTGGAATGTGTCCGTTCAGTTCTGGGAGGGCGTGTTCTCGGCGAAGTACTCATGGCTGTCGGCGTTGTTCAGCGCGCCGTTCGGGTCGGTGATCGCCAGGTTCTTGGCGCCAGCCTGGCCATAGACCACGTCATCGGTGCCGGCCACCACGTTGAAGTGGCTCATCTCGTGAACCAGGGTGCCGGCCTTGGAGTCGGTACCGGTGGTCGACGCGCTCCAGAATGCGCGGCAGACGAAGATCTCGTACGGCTTGGTCGGATAGACGTAGGCGTAGTAGCTCTGGTTGCAGCCGCAGTTGATCTTGACCTTGTCGCCGGTCTGATCCATCGCGCTGTCAATCGATGCGAAGTGCTGGTTGGCGGTGTTGTAGCGGCTGGAGGTGTAGGCGCCGAACCAGGTGGTGTAGCGCGGGCCCTGGTTGTTGCCGGCGAGGTAG
This genomic interval carries:
- a CDS encoding glycine zipper 2TM domain-containing protein → MTIRANNLRLLGIAALAAALAMGTGCASTNPGYSNGGSYGGGASANCYDCGTVTRIETGVGSRAPNATGAVVGGLIGAAAAREVAKDRTDSEGRQNTATVAGAAAGAVIGNAIQNRAGTGYNIYVRLNSGQEVVAMQDDLGPIRVGSSVRVVNGRAYQR
- a CDS encoding DUF456 domain-containing protein, with the protein product MDPKTLYYLIATAMILIGLVGTVLPALPGLPLVFVGMLVAAWSDGFNHVPIWVLVLLGLLTLLSLAIDFWATALGAKRVGASRKAVVGAMLGTLGGVFLGPVGVVLGPFVGALTGELLHRRSLDKAHLGDAAKIGVGTWLGILLGVALKLGLAFTMLGLFALAWWL